A genome region from bacterium includes the following:
- a CDS encoding glycosyltransferase, whose protein sequence is MMEALPSAAEPAVEVSVILPCLNEAETMEACVTKAVATLERLGLRGEVIVVDNGSSDGSPAIAARCGARVVHEGRRGYGSALMRGAEEARAPFIIMADADDSYDLTDLERFIDGLRAGSDVVMGTRIRGTIEPGAMPWHHRWIGNPILTGLLNLLFRAGVSDAHCGMRAFTKRAYRRMHLQTLGMEFASEMIIKAALADLRISEIPITLRRDGRSRPPHLRSFRDGWRHLRFMLLFSPTHLFVLPGLCCMALGLIPLTALGGGARHLFGLTFDVHYMVLGSLLTVLGYQIVTTGLFAKAYSHAARLYAPDRTLRTLLRHFSLERGLLLGGVIFLAGFLIDGAILVRWLASGRETLDAVRPALQASTLMIVGAQTVFSSFFLSMLAVPRREG, encoded by the coding sequence ATGATGGAGGCGTTGCCGTCGGCCGCGGAGCCCGCCGTGGAGGTCTCGGTCATCCTGCCGTGCCTCAACGAGGCCGAGACCATGGAGGCCTGCGTCACCAAGGCGGTGGCGACGCTCGAGCGCCTCGGCCTGCGCGGCGAGGTGATCGTGGTCGACAACGGCTCGAGCGACGGCTCGCCGGCGATCGCCGCCCGCTGCGGGGCGCGCGTCGTCCACGAGGGCCGACGCGGCTACGGCAGCGCGCTGATGCGCGGCGCCGAGGAGGCGCGGGCGCCGTTCATCATCATGGCCGACGCCGACGACTCCTACGACCTCACCGACCTCGAGCGCTTCATCGACGGGCTGCGCGCCGGCAGCGACGTCGTCATGGGCACCCGCATCCGCGGCACCATCGAGCCGGGGGCCATGCCCTGGCACCACCGCTGGATCGGCAACCCGATCCTCACCGGCCTGCTCAACCTGCTGTTCCGCGCCGGCGTCTCCGACGCCCACTGCGGCATGCGCGCCTTCACCAAGCGCGCCTACCGGCGCATGCACCTGCAGACCCTCGGCATGGAGTTCGCCTCGGAGATGATCATCAAGGCGGCGCTCGCCGACCTGCGGATCAGCGAGATCCCGATCACCCTGCGCCGCGACGGCCGCAGCCGGCCGCCGCACCTGCGCTCGTTCCGCGACGGCTGGCGCCACCTGCGCTTCATGCTGCTGTTCTCGCCGACGCACCTCTTCGTGCTGCCCGGCCTGTGCTGCATGGCGCTCGGCCTGATCCCGCTCACCGCCCTCGGCGGCGGCGCGCGGCACCTGTTCGGGCTCACCTTCGACGTCCACTACATGGTGCTCGGCAGCCTGCTCACCGTGCTCGGCTACCAGATCGTGACCACCGGCCTGTTCGCCAAGGCCTATTCGCACGCCGCCCGGCTCTACGCCCCGGATCGCACCCTGCGCACGCTGCTGCGCCACTTCAGCCTCGAACGCGGCCTGCTGCTGGGCGGCGTCATCTTCCTCGCCGGATTCCTCATCGACGGCGCCATCCTCGTGCGCTGGCTGGCCAGCGGCCGCGAGACGCTCGACGCCGTGCGGCCGGCGCTGCAGGCCTCGACGCTGATGATCGTCGGCGCGCAGACGGTGTTCTCCTCCTTCTTCCTCAGCATGCTCGCCGTCCCGCGGCGCGAGGGCTGA
- a CDS encoding peroxiredoxin has protein sequence MRATRRAITALACLLLSAQAAAGGELKPGDPAPVFRAKTQDGADFDLAQRAGQWTVLYFYPRAGTPGCTKQADGFRDGLAAIRERGAEVFGISTDTVEAQARFHQDEQLSFTLLADPDGAVAERYGAKMPLLTVAKRWTFIIDPHLTIRQIERDVDPPTDARRVAAALATLERGATPAPRP, from the coding sequence ATGCGCGCGACCCGGCGAGCGATCACCGCGCTGGCCTGCCTGCTGCTGTCGGCGCAGGCCGCGGCCGGCGGCGAGCTGAAGCCGGGCGACCCGGCGCCGGTGTTCCGCGCCAAGACGCAGGACGGCGCCGACTTCGATCTCGCCCAGCGCGCCGGCCAGTGGACCGTGCTGTACTTCTATCCCAGGGCGGGAACGCCCGGCTGCACCAAGCAGGCGGACGGATTCCGCGACGGCCTGGCGGCGATTCGCGAGCGCGGCGCCGAGGTGTTCGGCATCAGCACCGACACGGTGGAGGCGCAGGCCCGGTTCCACCAGGACGAGCAGCTCTCGTTCACGCTGCTCGCCGATCCCGACGGCGCCGTCGCCGAGCGGTACGGCGCCAAGATGCCCCTGCTGACCGTCGCCAAGCGCTGGACGTTCATCATCGACCCGCACCTGACCATCCGCCAGATCGAACGCGACGTCGATCCGCCGACCGACGCCCGACGGGTCGCCGCCGCGCTGGCGACGCTCGAACGCGGCGCCACGCCGGCGCCGCGGCCCTGA
- a CDS encoding glycosyltransferase family 4 protein: protein MRILTVTHYQLPHWGGIELTAAALHARYPRLGHESVWLSSDLPAAAPSAGQVRVAASDLPFRAAGVAYPLWGREAARAVRRWVEWCDVVNPHDCLYPGTLLALRWARRLGKPLVLTQHAGPWPFYRSRVLRGIQLGAYHTLGLAVHRRVRQAVFISRAVQQWFAAHVAYPLPPRFIANGVDAALFSFGDAAARRAARQRLDLPLDRRVALYVGRFLFMKGLPVLEQVARALPEVLFVLIGAGPIDPTAWGLRNVRVVPVVPQAALREWYRAGDVLVLPSTGEGFPLSVAEAMACGCPAIVSPETYAAWADGREHFLVAEPRPTADAVRALLAGSTPLLAADARAAVAAYAAAHWSWDHAAAAYAALFAAMAGRGAPSA, encoded by the coding sequence ATGCGGATCCTGACCGTGACCCACTACCAACTGCCGCACTGGGGTGGGATCGAGCTGACGGCGGCGGCGCTGCACGCCCGCTATCCGCGCCTCGGGCACGAGTCGGTGTGGCTGTCGAGCGATCTGCCGGCGGCGGCGCCGAGCGCCGGCCAGGTGCGCGTGGCGGCCTCCGACCTGCCCTTCCGCGCCGCCGGCGTCGCCTATCCGCTGTGGGGGCGCGAGGCGGCGCGCGCCGTGCGCCGCTGGGTGGAGTGGTGCGACGTCGTCAATCCGCACGACTGCCTGTACCCGGGCACGCTGCTGGCGCTGCGCTGGGCGCGCCGGCTCGGCAAGCCGTTGGTGCTCACCCAACACGCGGGGCCGTGGCCGTTCTACCGCAGCCGTGTGCTGCGCGGCATCCAGCTCGGCGCCTACCACACGCTCGGCCTGGCGGTGCACCGGCGGGTCCGCCAGGCGGTGTTCATCTCGCGCGCCGTCCAGCAGTGGTTCGCGGCGCACGTCGCCTATCCGCTGCCGCCGCGCTTCATCGCCAACGGGGTCGACGCGGCGCTCTTCTCCTTCGGCGACGCCGCGGCGCGCCGCGCCGCCCGCCAGCGGCTCGACCTGCCGCTGGACCGGCGCGTCGCCCTCTACGTCGGCCGCTTCCTCTTCATGAAGGGGCTGCCGGTGCTCGAGCAGGTGGCGCGGGCGCTGCCGGAGGTCCTCTTCGTCCTCATCGGCGCCGGGCCGATCGACCCCACCGCCTGGGGGCTGCGCAACGTGCGCGTCGTGCCGGTGGTGCCGCAGGCGGCGCTGCGCGAGTGGTACCGGGCCGGCGACGTGCTGGTGCTGCCGTCCACCGGCGAGGGCTTCCCGCTCAGCGTCGCCGAGGCGATGGCCTGCGGCTGCCCGGCGATCGTGTCGCCCGAGACCTACGCGGCCTGGGCCGACGGACGGGAGCACTTCCTGGTCGCCGAGCCGCGGCCGACGGCCGATGCCGTGCGCGCCCTGCTCGCCGGTTCGACGCCGCTGCTCGCCGCCGACGCGCGCGCCGCCGTCGCCGCCTACGCCGCCGCGCACTGGAGCTGGGATCACGCCGCCGCCGCCTACGCGGCGCTGTTCGCGGCGATGGCCGGGCGCGGCGCGCCATCCGCCTAG
- a CDS encoding peroxiredoxin → MGLLDALVGNAAGLGVGDRAPAFTLADQDGRSVSLADFAGRKNVVVYFYPKDDTPGCTKESCSFRDQYTAFTDVGAEVIGISSDSQQSHKQFAEKYRLPFPLLADVGGEVRRQFKVPKSLGLLPGRVTFVIDKQGVIRHVFNSQLNATKHVDEAIGVLRTLG, encoded by the coding sequence ATGGGATTGCTCGATGCACTGGTCGGCAACGCGGCGGGTCTCGGGGTCGGCGACCGCGCGCCGGCGTTCACGCTCGCGGATCAGGACGGCCGGTCCGTCAGCCTGGCGGACTTCGCCGGGCGCAAGAACGTCGTCGTCTACTTCTACCCCAAGGACGACACGCCGGGCTGCACCAAGGAGTCGTGCAGCTTCCGCGACCAGTACACGGCCTTCACCGACGTCGGCGCCGAGGTGATCGGGATCAGCAGCGACTCGCAGCAGTCGCACAAGCAGTTCGCCGAGAAGTACCGGCTGCCGTTCCCGCTCCTGGCGGACGTCGGGGGCGAGGTGCGCCGGCAGTTCAAGGTGCCGAAGTCGCTCGGCCTGCTGCCCGGCCGCGTCACCTTCGTGATCGACAAGCAGGGCGTCATCCGCCACGTCTTCAACTCGCAGCTCAACGCCACCAAGCACGTCGACGAGGCCATCGGCGTGCTCCGGACGCTCGGCTGA